The sequence CAATAATACAACTGTGCAACTTCAACTGCTCAGGCTGGGTTGGAGAACCAAATTGATCGATATAGTTCTGACTCGCGGCTGCTGCCATTGGGCGATCCACCAGCTTCCTTGCCACCAAACCCGAATCATCTAACCGACCATAACGAATCGCGAAATCGATACCATCTTCGATGAAGTTAACCATGTTGGTATTGAAGTTCATTTCGATGGTGAGATCAGGGTGGTCTTTGGCAAATTCCATCAGCGCCGCTGCGACATGATTCTCGGCAAACGCACCCGCCGCACTCACACGTAAGGTACCGCTCAACTGAGCTTGTTGAGACGTGACTTGTTCATTCGCCTGCTGCAACCCGATAACCAGATCTTTGCATTGCTGATAATAGGTATGCCCAGACTCGGTCAAACTCACCATACGTGTTGAACGCGCCAACAACGCCACGCCTACCCGTTCTTCTAGTCTCGATACTTGGCGGCTGACATGGCTGGTACTGCAACCTAATTGTTTCGCTGCCGCAGAAAAGCCGTGGCACTCTGCAACCGCCACAAATTCATTAATACCTTCAAAGCTATCCATACTTCACCTGCTTACATTTAGCTGATTCGCGTCTAGCCAGTTTGCGTCCCGCAAGTTCGCACCCCACTAGTTCAACCCCGACTCATTCATATCTTCACATTCAACTGTTGCTATATAGCAATAATGTTTTGCTTATTACCCATATTATCACTCATACGATTTACAATTAATA is a genomic window of Vibrio sp. FE10 containing:
- a CDS encoding LysR family transcriptional regulator; the encoded protein is MDSFEGINEFVAVAECHGFSAAAKQLGCSTSHVSRQVSRLEERVGVALLARSTRMVSLTESGHTYYQQCKDLVIGLQQANEQVTSQQAQLSGTLRVSAAGAFAENHVAAALMEFAKDHPDLTIEMNFNTNMVNFIEDGIDFAIRYGRLDDSGLVARKLVDRPMAAAASQNYIDQFGSPTQPEQLKLHSCIIANSDQWLFEKDGKPLNAVRVHGRWKSNNSSAVLKACEEGLGIVYLPKSSFNGGLANGKLVPVLEEYWGAGTSSWIVYQNRRFLPQRARLAIDFLVSYFSDWNE